The Candidatus Thermokryptus mobilis genome contains the following window.
TTTCAAAACTTCTTCCCTTGAACATTTGTCACGCTCTATGATCCTTTTAATTTTAATCTCGTCGTCGGCGTCAACCACCAACACATAATCAAGTTCTTTATCAAAACCTGACTCAAAAATAAGCGCAGCTTCAACAATGACAAAGCTATATTTCCCCTCACCAGCGATTTTTTTTAAATCTGAAAGGATTCTCTTTATAACAGCTGGATGAACAATTGATTCAAGGAGTTTTCTCTTCTCATCGGATGAAAAGATGATGTCAGCGATGAACTTCCTGTTAAGTTTTCCCCCGATGTATGATTCCACTCCAAAAATTTTTTTTATTTTCTTCTTCAATGACTCATCGTTTTCCATGAGCTCCTTTGCCAGTTCATCAGCGTAGATCACCTTTGCCCCGAACTCTTCAAAGATTTTACAAACCGTTGTCTTTCCAGCCCCGATGCCACCGGTTATTCCAACGGTTAAAATTCCATGCTTGAAAGCCAAATTTGAAGTTCTTTTTTCTAAAAATTAAAAAATTTTTACCGCAAATAAAAAAGGCGTCCCGTTAATGTGGGACGCCTTTAAATTACTTAGCATAGGCAACAGAGCGAACTTCCCTTATAACCGTGACTTTGATCTGCCCCGGGTATTCCATTTCCTCCTGAATTTTCGCTGCTATATCCCTTGAAAGCTGTTCAGCGAGATTATCGTCAACTTTATCGGGTTCAACTATCACTCTAACTTCACGACCAGCTTGAATTGCGTATGTCTTTGCTACACCTTCAAATGACTTTGCAATTTCTTCAAGCTTTTGCAATCTCCTTACATAACCCTCAACCGATTCCCTCCTTGCCCCGGGTCTTGCACCACTTATGGCATCAGCTGCTTGAACGATTGCAGCAATTGGAGTCTCCATAGGAATATCCTCGTGATGTGAGCCAACTGCATTTACAACTATGGGATGCTCACCGTATCTGCTCAAAATTTCATACCCAATTAAAGCATGAGGACCCTCCTGCCTATCAACTACTTTACCTATGTCATGGAAAAGCCCTGCCCTTTTTGCAAGATGTGGATCAAGCCCAAGCTCAGAAGCCATAATCGCAGCAAGATAAGCTACCTCTATGCTGTGCTGTAAAACATTTTGACCATAACTTGAACGATACTTCATCTTTCCAACAAGACGGACTATTTCACGGTGCACATTGTGAATCCCGAGTTCAAGCAAAGTGTTTTCCCCGACCTTGTAAATCTCCTCTTCAAGCTCTTGTTTGACCTTTTCAACAACTTCTTCAATTCTTGCCGGGTGAATCCTCCCATCGGCAAGTAATCTCTCAAGCGCAATTTT
Protein-coding sequences here:
- the coaE gene encoding dephospho-CoA kinase (Dephospho-CoA kinase (CoaE) performs the final step in coenzyme A biosynthesis.) yields the protein MAFKHGILTVGITGGIGAGKTTVCKIFEEFGAKVIYADELAKELMENDESLKKKIKKIFGVESYIGGKLNRKFIADIIFSSDEKRKLLESIVHPAVIKRILSDLKKIAGEGKYSFVIVEAALIFESGFDKELDYVLVVDADDEIKIKRIIERDKCSREEVLKRMRAQLDSKIKRELADMVIINDGDIDELRKKVSFFYSLFEKISKSSGGN